A single Heterodontus francisci isolate sHetFra1 chromosome 32, sHetFra1.hap1, whole genome shotgun sequence DNA region contains:
- the rnf208 gene encoding RING finger protein 208, with product MACLKQQQAAIKMEAVKIVPAEKFADCSSSQARYGPSQCVREPPLVGKCAWPLESEIIANQACADVPTLEKARSPSGLTRTPPRREKFVQGHRKASAEMCYHRQTPSDEVIVNQYVLHQSTTSEPLECPTCGHVYNATNKRPRILSCLHSVCEECLQILYESCPKYKFISCPTCRRETVLFTDYGLAALAVNTSILARLPAEALAANPGQWSGEADRSCYQTFQQYCGAACSCQLRNPLSSCVIM from the coding sequence ATGGCGTGCCTGAAACAGCAGCAGGCTGCCATCAAGATGGAGGCGGTGAAGATTGTGCCGGCAGAGAAGTTTGCAGACTGTTCGAGCTCACAGGCCCGCTATGGGCCCTCACAGTGTGTCCGGGAGCCCCCACTTGTTGGAAAGTGCGCCTGGCCCCTGGAGTCGGAGATCATCGCGAACCAGGCTTGTGCTGATGTCCCCACCCTGGAGAAGGCCCGGAGCCCCAGTGGGCTGACAAGGACCCCCCCACGCCGCGAGAAATTCGTTCAGGGTCATCGCAAGGCCAGTGCAGAGATGTGCTACCACCGACAGACACCATCGGACGAAGTCATCGTTAACCAGTACGTACTTCACCAGTCCACCACCTCAGAGCCTTTGGAATGCCCCACATGCGGCCATGTGTACAACGCAACCAACAAGCGCCCACGGATCCTCTCCTGCCTGCATTCAGTGTGCGAGGAGTGCCTGCAGATCCTCTACGAGTCCTGCCCCAAATACAAGTTCATCTCCTGCCCCACCTGCCGCCGGGAGACCGTCCTCTTCACCGACTATGGCCTGGCAGCCCTGGCTGTCAACACCAGCATCCTAGCTCGGCTGCCAGCCGAGGCCCTTGCCGCCAATCCAGGCCAGTGGAGCGGTGAGGCTGACCGCAGCTGCTACCAAACCTTCCAGCAATACTGCGGGGCGGCCTGCAGCTGCCAGCTCCGAAACCCACTGTCTTCCTGTGTGATCATgtag